In the Bombus pyrosoma isolate SC7728 linkage group LG15, ASM1482585v1, whole genome shotgun sequence genome, one interval contains:
- the LOC122576063 gene encoding dynactin subunit 1 isoform X3, translated as MSYKVGQRVEVPGKDCQGVIAYIGHPSFASGKWIGVILDEPKGKNNGTIKGQCYFKCAENHGMFVRQSQLILLDEAGNRTEPASPSSAGSSATTPDETSAARARSRLNSSRLSLAGSRTLLSAPSTESLSGSQHERKDGGESLIPVPTSKGASFIEKSPSTSSPPGKKPKAQDDHNNTGFVETLKPQFVPGQVMAGSAAAANVVEEKLSHLQLQQENENLKSQVRDLTEKVETLRVKRMQDKERMKDFEKTKLQLEQLIEFKTKVMESQASLQRELQRARQEAREAHAAREQFQEEMADLAETVEMATLDKEMAEEKAETLQIELEQLKEKLEEQTLDLEILRTEVSERAAGGVSAGGVSSYEIKQLEQQNNRLRETLVRMRDLSAHEKHEFQKLQKDLDQKKSEILELGRTKEKLSTRVEEMEHQIADLQEQVDAALGAEEMVEVLGEKKMALEEKVAELEEAVADLEALQDMSDQLAESSKELELELREELDLALGAARDAYRHRDAALETLTDRELTITKFRELTHQLQDQCLQLQQRVQSTETSKFGMGGAEQQLAEILDFQKTFAETRAQTKAVDLELRRLEAEEARNHVKYLLSFMSPAFLARGGDHDAILTLLLIPRMIQKTEILMSQVREKYRSLDKVDRTAILKGHSVAQYTFRSRLCSYMYALQTFLGCFESALNVCNPEMLLKAGAVYPEMAAQEKSLDSLIELAKKDQLDENLPMDAIEKCCGYFCTMFSVLFGETINQARLVVNGTRMLDSSCEAIMTDAAAIKTLIQGDSGDLGLLCQHAETTCEVIQQHLKSARRRVLTDHAAAIHNAESNLGLDKDCSEQLFTCYQHAVKMMKTLQILLKSAVQAIITNGDLDTGLGADKLKEMASIACEKVYDTEDVGPVATIKGSLSSIQQLAANFAQKMAECENELAISGQLSQQREQNAESESLQPIKVRAQAAKKEAEEIKILSRKLEARDSDILEARLALREKQEELCEMILRKDVVEKKLATQQHEHELNVEKLKRKLEEAMNQLKRKEKEFEETMDHLQTDIDSLEMERGQLKEKLKSVGKKTMMSASGADNMSGSVTAASGMQSMDNKFLMQEITALKEALNSENQQRKKLMSDILRQKLESLDPITPLPLRQGSINAKIQELKQKTNDLTKDIKQVMTFPIVPDLRRNKARDMEGPVLEKAMPVYQLLQREIVMKELKDRTDQLINEVLEEVIQRTVGGMAEANFAVFPNREMTAAMHESQLLAAEIAIPHQGQEQVFTVNVGTQELRKIHTLLCY; from the exons TTCAAGACTTTCATTGGCTGGTAGTAGGACACTTTTAAGTGCTCCAAGTACAGAAAGTTTGTCTGGATCACAGCATGAACGTAAAGATGGAGGAGAATCACTTATACCAGTTCCAACATCTAAAGGAGCTTCATTCATCGAG AAGTCCCCTAGCACGAGCTCGCCTCCCGGCAAAAAGCCAAAGGCCCAAGATGATcacaataat ACAGGTTTTGTAGAGACTTTGAAACCACAGTTTGTACCTGGTCAAGTAATGGCAGGTTCTGCAGCAGCTGCAAATGtagtagaagaaaaattatcacATTTGCAACTTCaacaggaaaatgaaaatctgaAATCTCAG GTTCGTGATCTTACTGAAAAAGTAGAAACTTTACGGGTGAAAAGAATGCAAgacaaagaaagaatgaaagacTTTGAAAAAACAAAGCTTCAACTTGAACAACTTATTGAATTCAAAACGAAAGTTATGGAAAGCCAA GCTAGTCTTCAAAGAGAGCTACAACGCGCGCGTCAAGAAGCGAGAGAAGCACATGCAGCTAGAGAACAATTTCAAGAAGAAATGGCAGATCTTGCAGAAACCGTAGAAATGGCAACATTAGATAAAGAAATGGCTGAAGAAAAGGCTGAAACATTACAAATTGAATTagagcaattgaaagaaaaacttGAAGAACAAACATTAGATCTGGAAATATTACGAACAGAAGTATCTGAAAGG GCTGCAGGAGGGGTTTCTGCTGGTGGTGTGTCAAGttacgaaataaaacaattggaACAACAAAACAATCGACTACGAGAAACTCTTGTTAGAATGCGAGATCTTTCTGCCCATGAGAAGCACGAATTCCAAAAACTTCAGAAAGATTTAGATCAAAAGAAGTCAGAAATATTAGAACTAGGTCGCACAAAGGAAAAGTTATCTACACGAGTAGAGGAAATGGAACATCAGATAGCAGATTTACAAGAAcaa GTTGATGCAGCATTAGGTGCTGAAGAAATGGTTGAAGTACTTGGTGAGAAAAAGATGGCATTGGAAGAGAAAGTTGCAGAATTGGAAGAAGCCGTTGCAGATTTGGAAGCCTTACAA GATATGTCTGATCAACTTGCTGAATCATCGAAAGAATTAGAACTAGAATTGCGAGAAGAATTGGATTTAGCGCTTGGAGCAGCGCGTGATGCTTATCGACATCGAGATGCGGCTTTGGAAACATTAACGGACCGTGAACTTACAATTACAAAGTTCCGCGAACTCACTCATCAATTACAAGATCAATGTTTACAATTACAACAACGTGTGCAATCAACTGAAACCTCTAAATTTGGAATGGGAGGCGCAGAGCAACAATTAGCAGAAATTTTAGATTTCCAAAAAACCTTTGCTGAAACCCGTGCTCAAACAAAAGCTGTTGATCTTGAATTACGACGATTGGAAGCCGAAGAAGCTCGAAAtcatgtgaaatatttattatctttcatGTCTCCTGCATTCTTAGCACGTGGCGGTGATCACGATGCTATTCTAACACTTTTACTTATACCAAGGATGATACAAAAAACCGAGATACTTATGTCTCAAGtacgagaaaaatatagatCATTGGATAAAGTAGATAGAACAGCTATCTTAAAGGGTCATTCGGTAGCACAATATACCTTCAGATCGCGTCTTTGTTCATACATGTATGCATTACAAACGTTCCTTGGTTGTTTTGAATCTGCATTAAATGTATGTAATCCTGAAATGTTACTTAAGGCTGGAGCAGTTTATCCAGAAATGGCAGCGCAGGAAAAATCTTTGGATTCCTTGATAGAACTAGCTAAAAAAGATCAATTAGACGAGAATCTACCAATGGATGCTATCGAGAAATGTTGTGGATATTTTTGTACTATGTTTTCTGTGTTATTTGGAGAAACCATCAACCAAGCTCGTTTGGTAGTCAATGGTACGAGGATGTTGGACAGTTCTTGTGAAGCTATTATGACTGATGCTGCGGCAATCAAAACTTTGATTCAGGGAGACAGTGGTGATTTAGGCCTCCTTTGTCAGCATGCAGAGACAACGTGTGAAGTAATTCAACAACACCTAAAGTCAGCTAGAAGACGAGTATTGACAGATCATGCTGCTGCAATTCATAATGCAGAATCTAATTTAGGATTGGATAAAGACTGTAGTGAACAGCTTTTTACGTGTTACCAACATGCTGTGAAGATGATGAAAACATTACAGATTTTGTTGAAGAGTGCTGTGCAAGCAATTATTACCAATGGCGACTTAGATACAGGACTTGGTGCAGATAAATTGAAGGAGATGGCTTCTATAGCATGCGAAAAAGTTTATGATACGGAAGATGTTGGACCCGTAGCTACGATTAAAGGAAGTTTATCAAGTATCCAACAGTTAGCGGCCAATTTCGCACAAAAAATGGCAGAGTGTGAAAATGAATTAGCAATAAGTGGACAGTTATCACAACAACGAGAACAAAATGCGGAAAGTGAATCTTTACAGCCTATCAAAGTAAGAGCACAAGCAGCAAAGAAAGAAGCTGAAGAAATTAAGATACTTAGTAGGAAATTAGAAGCAAGAGATAGTGATATACTTGAAGCGAGATTAGCTCTTAGGGAAAAACAAGAAGAATTATGTGAAATGATTTTGAGAAAAGATGTTGTAGAGAAAAAACTTGCAACTCAACAACATGAACATGAATTGAATGTAGAAAAGTTGAAGAGAAAGTTGGAAGAAGCAATGAATCaattgaaacgaaaggaaaaagaatttgagGAAACGATGGATCACCTTCAGACAGATATTGATAGTTTGGAAATGGAGAGAGGCCAgttaaaggaaaaattaaaatctgttGGAAAGAAGACGATGATGTCTGCATCTGGAGCAGACAATATGTCTGGAAGCGTTACAGCAGCATCTGGAATGCAATCAATGGACAATAAGTTCTTAATGCAAGAGATAACTGCTCTTAAAGAAGCATTAAACAGTGAAAATcaacaaagaaagaaattaatgtcTGATATATTACGTCAAAAGTTAGAAAGTTTGGATCCAATAACTCCTCTTCCTTTAAGACAGGGATCAATTAATGCTAAAATACaggaattgaaacaaaaaactAATGATCTTACTAAA GATATTAAACAAGTCATGACATTCCCTATCGTTCCTGATTTAAGACGTAATAAGGCACGTGATATGGAGGGCCCAGTGTTAGAAAAGGCAATGCCAGTTTATCAATTGTTACAACGGGAAATAGTCATGAAAGAGTTAAAAGATCGAACTGATCAATTGATC AATGAAGTTCTTGAAGAAGTTATACAAAGAACAGTAGGTGGAATGGCTGAAGCTAATTTTGCAGTATTCCCAAATCGTGAAATGACTGCAGCAATGCATGAAAGTCAACTACTTGCTGCCGAAATCGCTATTCCCCACCAAGGTCAAGAACAAGTTTTTACTGTTAACGTAGGAACGCAGGAACTTAGGAAAATTCATACTTTGCTGtgctattaa
- the LOC122576063 gene encoding dynactin subunit 1 isoform X4 — translation MSYKVGQRVEVPGKDCQGVIAYIGHPSFASGKWIGVILDEPKGKNNGTIKGQCYFKCAENHGMFVRQSQLILLDEAGNRTEPASPSSAGSSATTPDETSAARARSRLNSSRLSLAGSRTLLSAPSTESLSGSQHERKDGGESLIPVPTSKGASFIETGFVETLKPQFVPGQVMAGSAAAANVVEEKLSHLQLQQENENLKSQVRDLTEKVETLRVKRMQDKERMKDFEKTKLQLEQLIEFKTKVMESQASLQRELQRARQEAREAHAAREQFQEEMADLAETVEMATLDKEMAEEKAETLQIELEQLKEKLEEQTLDLEILRTEVSERAAGGVSAGGVSSYEIKQLEQQNNRLRETLVRMRDLSAHEKHEFQKLQKDLDQKKSEILELGRTKEKLSTRVEEMEHQIADLQEQVDAALGAEEMVEVLGEKKMALEEKVAELEEAVADLEALQDMSDQLAESSKELELELREELDLALGAARDAYRHRDAALETLTDRELTITKFRELTHQLQDQCLQLQQRVQSTETSKFGMGGAEQQLAEILDFQKTFAETRAQTKAVDLELRRLEAEEARNHVKYLLSFMSPAFLARGGDHDAILTLLLIPRMIQKTEILMSQVREKYRSLDKVDRTAILKGHSVAQYTFRSRLCSYMYALQTFLGCFESALNVCNPEMLLKAGAVYPEMAAQEKSLDSLIELAKKDQLDENLPMDAIEKCCGYFCTMFSVLFGETINQARLVVNGTRMLDSSCEAIMTDAAAIKTLIQGDSGDLGLLCQHAETTCEVIQQHLKSARRRVLTDHAAAIHNAESNLGLDKDCSEQLFTCYQHAVKMMKTLQILLKSAVQAIITNGDLDTGLGADKLKEMASIACEKVYDTEDVGPVATIKGSLSSIQQLAANFAQKMAECENELAISGQLSQQREQNAESESLQPIKVRAQAAKKEAEEIKILSRKLEARDSDILEARLALREKQEELCEMILRKDVVEKKLATQQHEHELNVEKLKRKLEEAMNQLKRKEKEFEETMDHLQTDIDSLEMERGQLKEKLKSVGKKTMMSASGADNMSGSVTAASGMQSMDNKFLMQEITALKEALNSENQQRKKLMSDILRQKLESLDPITPLPLRQGSINAKIQELKQKTNDLTKDIKQVMTFPIVPDLRRNKARDMEGPVLEKAMPVYQLLQREIVMKELKDRTDQLINEVLEEVIQRTVGGMAEANFAVFPNREMTAAMHESQLLAAEIAIPHQGQEQVFTVNVGTQELRKIHTLLCY, via the exons TTCAAGACTTTCATTGGCTGGTAGTAGGACACTTTTAAGTGCTCCAAGTACAGAAAGTTTGTCTGGATCACAGCATGAACGTAAAGATGGAGGAGAATCACTTATACCAGTTCCAACATCTAAAGGAGCTTCATTCATCGAG ACAGGTTTTGTAGAGACTTTGAAACCACAGTTTGTACCTGGTCAAGTAATGGCAGGTTCTGCAGCAGCTGCAAATGtagtagaagaaaaattatcacATTTGCAACTTCaacaggaaaatgaaaatctgaAATCTCAG GTTCGTGATCTTACTGAAAAAGTAGAAACTTTACGGGTGAAAAGAATGCAAgacaaagaaagaatgaaagacTTTGAAAAAACAAAGCTTCAACTTGAACAACTTATTGAATTCAAAACGAAAGTTATGGAAAGCCAA GCTAGTCTTCAAAGAGAGCTACAACGCGCGCGTCAAGAAGCGAGAGAAGCACATGCAGCTAGAGAACAATTTCAAGAAGAAATGGCAGATCTTGCAGAAACCGTAGAAATGGCAACATTAGATAAAGAAATGGCTGAAGAAAAGGCTGAAACATTACAAATTGAATTagagcaattgaaagaaaaacttGAAGAACAAACATTAGATCTGGAAATATTACGAACAGAAGTATCTGAAAGG GCTGCAGGAGGGGTTTCTGCTGGTGGTGTGTCAAGttacgaaataaaacaattggaACAACAAAACAATCGACTACGAGAAACTCTTGTTAGAATGCGAGATCTTTCTGCCCATGAGAAGCACGAATTCCAAAAACTTCAGAAAGATTTAGATCAAAAGAAGTCAGAAATATTAGAACTAGGTCGCACAAAGGAAAAGTTATCTACACGAGTAGAGGAAATGGAACATCAGATAGCAGATTTACAAGAAcaa GTTGATGCAGCATTAGGTGCTGAAGAAATGGTTGAAGTACTTGGTGAGAAAAAGATGGCATTGGAAGAGAAAGTTGCAGAATTGGAAGAAGCCGTTGCAGATTTGGAAGCCTTACAA GATATGTCTGATCAACTTGCTGAATCATCGAAAGAATTAGAACTAGAATTGCGAGAAGAATTGGATTTAGCGCTTGGAGCAGCGCGTGATGCTTATCGACATCGAGATGCGGCTTTGGAAACATTAACGGACCGTGAACTTACAATTACAAAGTTCCGCGAACTCACTCATCAATTACAAGATCAATGTTTACAATTACAACAACGTGTGCAATCAACTGAAACCTCTAAATTTGGAATGGGAGGCGCAGAGCAACAATTAGCAGAAATTTTAGATTTCCAAAAAACCTTTGCTGAAACCCGTGCTCAAACAAAAGCTGTTGATCTTGAATTACGACGATTGGAAGCCGAAGAAGCTCGAAAtcatgtgaaatatttattatctttcatGTCTCCTGCATTCTTAGCACGTGGCGGTGATCACGATGCTATTCTAACACTTTTACTTATACCAAGGATGATACAAAAAACCGAGATACTTATGTCTCAAGtacgagaaaaatatagatCATTGGATAAAGTAGATAGAACAGCTATCTTAAAGGGTCATTCGGTAGCACAATATACCTTCAGATCGCGTCTTTGTTCATACATGTATGCATTACAAACGTTCCTTGGTTGTTTTGAATCTGCATTAAATGTATGTAATCCTGAAATGTTACTTAAGGCTGGAGCAGTTTATCCAGAAATGGCAGCGCAGGAAAAATCTTTGGATTCCTTGATAGAACTAGCTAAAAAAGATCAATTAGACGAGAATCTACCAATGGATGCTATCGAGAAATGTTGTGGATATTTTTGTACTATGTTTTCTGTGTTATTTGGAGAAACCATCAACCAAGCTCGTTTGGTAGTCAATGGTACGAGGATGTTGGACAGTTCTTGTGAAGCTATTATGACTGATGCTGCGGCAATCAAAACTTTGATTCAGGGAGACAGTGGTGATTTAGGCCTCCTTTGTCAGCATGCAGAGACAACGTGTGAAGTAATTCAACAACACCTAAAGTCAGCTAGAAGACGAGTATTGACAGATCATGCTGCTGCAATTCATAATGCAGAATCTAATTTAGGATTGGATAAAGACTGTAGTGAACAGCTTTTTACGTGTTACCAACATGCTGTGAAGATGATGAAAACATTACAGATTTTGTTGAAGAGTGCTGTGCAAGCAATTATTACCAATGGCGACTTAGATACAGGACTTGGTGCAGATAAATTGAAGGAGATGGCTTCTATAGCATGCGAAAAAGTTTATGATACGGAAGATGTTGGACCCGTAGCTACGATTAAAGGAAGTTTATCAAGTATCCAACAGTTAGCGGCCAATTTCGCACAAAAAATGGCAGAGTGTGAAAATGAATTAGCAATAAGTGGACAGTTATCACAACAACGAGAACAAAATGCGGAAAGTGAATCTTTACAGCCTATCAAAGTAAGAGCACAAGCAGCAAAGAAAGAAGCTGAAGAAATTAAGATACTTAGTAGGAAATTAGAAGCAAGAGATAGTGATATACTTGAAGCGAGATTAGCTCTTAGGGAAAAACAAGAAGAATTATGTGAAATGATTTTGAGAAAAGATGTTGTAGAGAAAAAACTTGCAACTCAACAACATGAACATGAATTGAATGTAGAAAAGTTGAAGAGAAAGTTGGAAGAAGCAATGAATCaattgaaacgaaaggaaaaagaatttgagGAAACGATGGATCACCTTCAGACAGATATTGATAGTTTGGAAATGGAGAGAGGCCAgttaaaggaaaaattaaaatctgttGGAAAGAAGACGATGATGTCTGCATCTGGAGCAGACAATATGTCTGGAAGCGTTACAGCAGCATCTGGAATGCAATCAATGGACAATAAGTTCTTAATGCAAGAGATAACTGCTCTTAAAGAAGCATTAAACAGTGAAAATcaacaaagaaagaaattaatgtcTGATATATTACGTCAAAAGTTAGAAAGTTTGGATCCAATAACTCCTCTTCCTTTAAGACAGGGATCAATTAATGCTAAAATACaggaattgaaacaaaaaactAATGATCTTACTAAA GATATTAAACAAGTCATGACATTCCCTATCGTTCCTGATTTAAGACGTAATAAGGCACGTGATATGGAGGGCCCAGTGTTAGAAAAGGCAATGCCAGTTTATCAATTGTTACAACGGGAAATAGTCATGAAAGAGTTAAAAGATCGAACTGATCAATTGATC AATGAAGTTCTTGAAGAAGTTATACAAAGAACAGTAGGTGGAATGGCTGAAGCTAATTTTGCAGTATTCCCAAATCGTGAAATGACTGCAGCAATGCATGAAAGTCAACTACTTGCTGCCGAAATCGCTATTCCCCACCAAGGTCAAGAACAAGTTTTTACTGTTAACGTAGGAACGCAGGAACTTAGGAAAATTCATACTTTGCTGtgctattaa
- the LOC122576063 gene encoding dynactin subunit 1 isoform X5 gives MAGSAAAANVVEEKLSHLQLQQENENLKSQVRDLTEKVETLRVKRMQDKERMKDFEKTKLQLEQLIEFKTKVMESQASLQRELQRARQEAREAHAAREQFQEEMADLAETVEMATLDKEMAEEKAETLQIELEQLKEKLEEQTLDLEILRTEVSERAAGGVSAGGVSSYEIKQLEQQNNRLRETLVRMRDLSAHEKHEFQKLQKDLDQKKSEILELGRTKEKLSTRVEEMEHQIADLQEQVDAALGAEEMVEVLGEKKMALEEKVAELEEAVADLEALQDMSDQLAESSKELELELREELDLALGAARDAYRHRDAALETLTDRELTITKFRELTHQLQDQCLQLQQRVQSTETSKFGMGGAEQQLAEILDFQKTFAETRAQTKAVDLELRRLEAEEARNHVKYLLSFMSPAFLARGGDHDAILTLLLIPRMIQKTEILMSQVREKYRSLDKVDRTAILKGHSVAQYTFRSRLCSYMYALQTFLGCFESALNVCNPEMLLKAGAVYPEMAAQEKSLDSLIELAKKDQLDENLPMDAIEKCCGYFCTMFSVLFGETINQARLVVNGTRMLDSSCEAIMTDAAAIKTLIQGDSGDLGLLCQHAETTCEVIQQHLKSARRRVLTDHAAAIHNAESNLGLDKDCSEQLFTCYQHAVKMMKTLQILLKSAVQAIITNGDLDTGLGADKLKEMASIACEKVYDTEDVGPVATIKGSLSSIQQLAANFAQKMAECENELAISGQLSQQREQNAESESLQPIKVRAQAAKKEAEEIKILSRKLEARDSDILEARLALREKQEELCEMILRKDVVEKKLATQQHEHELNVEKLKRKLEEAMNQLKRKEKEFEETMDHLQTDIDSLEMERGQLKEKLKSVGKKTMMSASGADNMSGSVTAASGMQSMDNKFLMQEITALKEALNSENQQRKKLMSDILRQKLESLDPITPLPLRQGSINAKIQELKQKTNDLTKDIKQVMTFPIVPDLRRNKARDMEGPVLEKAMPVYQLLQREIVMKELKDRTDQLINEVLEEVIQRTVGGMAEANFAVFPNREMTAAMHESQLLAAEIAIPHQGQEQVFTVNVGTQELRKIHTLLCY, from the exons ATGGCAGGTTCTGCAGCAGCTGCAAATGtagtagaagaaaaattatcacATTTGCAACTTCaacaggaaaatgaaaatctgaAATCTCAG GTTCGTGATCTTACTGAAAAAGTAGAAACTTTACGGGTGAAAAGAATGCAAgacaaagaaagaatgaaagacTTTGAAAAAACAAAGCTTCAACTTGAACAACTTATTGAATTCAAAACGAAAGTTATGGAAAGCCAA GCTAGTCTTCAAAGAGAGCTACAACGCGCGCGTCAAGAAGCGAGAGAAGCACATGCAGCTAGAGAACAATTTCAAGAAGAAATGGCAGATCTTGCAGAAACCGTAGAAATGGCAACATTAGATAAAGAAATGGCTGAAGAAAAGGCTGAAACATTACAAATTGAATTagagcaattgaaagaaaaacttGAAGAACAAACATTAGATCTGGAAATATTACGAACAGAAGTATCTGAAAGG GCTGCAGGAGGGGTTTCTGCTGGTGGTGTGTCAAGttacgaaataaaacaattggaACAACAAAACAATCGACTACGAGAAACTCTTGTTAGAATGCGAGATCTTTCTGCCCATGAGAAGCACGAATTCCAAAAACTTCAGAAAGATTTAGATCAAAAGAAGTCAGAAATATTAGAACTAGGTCGCACAAAGGAAAAGTTATCTACACGAGTAGAGGAAATGGAACATCAGATAGCAGATTTACAAGAAcaa GTTGATGCAGCATTAGGTGCTGAAGAAATGGTTGAAGTACTTGGTGAGAAAAAGATGGCATTGGAAGAGAAAGTTGCAGAATTGGAAGAAGCCGTTGCAGATTTGGAAGCCTTACAA GATATGTCTGATCAACTTGCTGAATCATCGAAAGAATTAGAACTAGAATTGCGAGAAGAATTGGATTTAGCGCTTGGAGCAGCGCGTGATGCTTATCGACATCGAGATGCGGCTTTGGAAACATTAACGGACCGTGAACTTACAATTACAAAGTTCCGCGAACTCACTCATCAATTACAAGATCAATGTTTACAATTACAACAACGTGTGCAATCAACTGAAACCTCTAAATTTGGAATGGGAGGCGCAGAGCAACAATTAGCAGAAATTTTAGATTTCCAAAAAACCTTTGCTGAAACCCGTGCTCAAACAAAAGCTGTTGATCTTGAATTACGACGATTGGAAGCCGAAGAAGCTCGAAAtcatgtgaaatatttattatctttcatGTCTCCTGCATTCTTAGCACGTGGCGGTGATCACGATGCTATTCTAACACTTTTACTTATACCAAGGATGATACAAAAAACCGAGATACTTATGTCTCAAGtacgagaaaaatatagatCATTGGATAAAGTAGATAGAACAGCTATCTTAAAGGGTCATTCGGTAGCACAATATACCTTCAGATCGCGTCTTTGTTCATACATGTATGCATTACAAACGTTCCTTGGTTGTTTTGAATCTGCATTAAATGTATGTAATCCTGAAATGTTACTTAAGGCTGGAGCAGTTTATCCAGAAATGGCAGCGCAGGAAAAATCTTTGGATTCCTTGATAGAACTAGCTAAAAAAGATCAATTAGACGAGAATCTACCAATGGATGCTATCGAGAAATGTTGTGGATATTTTTGTACTATGTTTTCTGTGTTATTTGGAGAAACCATCAACCAAGCTCGTTTGGTAGTCAATGGTACGAGGATGTTGGACAGTTCTTGTGAAGCTATTATGACTGATGCTGCGGCAATCAAAACTTTGATTCAGGGAGACAGTGGTGATTTAGGCCTCCTTTGTCAGCATGCAGAGACAACGTGTGAAGTAATTCAACAACACCTAAAGTCAGCTAGAAGACGAGTATTGACAGATCATGCTGCTGCAATTCATAATGCAGAATCTAATTTAGGATTGGATAAAGACTGTAGTGAACAGCTTTTTACGTGTTACCAACATGCTGTGAAGATGATGAAAACATTACAGATTTTGTTGAAGAGTGCTGTGCAAGCAATTATTACCAATGGCGACTTAGATACAGGACTTGGTGCAGATAAATTGAAGGAGATGGCTTCTATAGCATGCGAAAAAGTTTATGATACGGAAGATGTTGGACCCGTAGCTACGATTAAAGGAAGTTTATCAAGTATCCAACAGTTAGCGGCCAATTTCGCACAAAAAATGGCAGAGTGTGAAAATGAATTAGCAATAAGTGGACAGTTATCACAACAACGAGAACAAAATGCGGAAAGTGAATCTTTACAGCCTATCAAAGTAAGAGCACAAGCAGCAAAGAAAGAAGCTGAAGAAATTAAGATACTTAGTAGGAAATTAGAAGCAAGAGATAGTGATATACTTGAAGCGAGATTAGCTCTTAGGGAAAAACAAGAAGAATTATGTGAAATGATTTTGAGAAAAGATGTTGTAGAGAAAAAACTTGCAACTCAACAACATGAACATGAATTGAATGTAGAAAAGTTGAAGAGAAAGTTGGAAGAAGCAATGAATCaattgaaacgaaaggaaaaagaatttgagGAAACGATGGATCACCTTCAGACAGATATTGATAGTTTGGAAATGGAGAGAGGCCAgttaaaggaaaaattaaaatctgttGGAAAGAAGACGATGATGTCTGCATCTGGAGCAGACAATATGTCTGGAAGCGTTACAGCAGCATCTGGAATGCAATCAATGGACAATAAGTTCTTAATGCAAGAGATAACTGCTCTTAAAGAAGCATTAAACAGTGAAAATcaacaaagaaagaaattaatgtcTGATATATTACGTCAAAAGTTAGAAAGTTTGGATCCAATAACTCCTCTTCCTTTAAGACAGGGATCAATTAATGCTAAAATACaggaattgaaacaaaaaactAATGATCTTACTAAA GATATTAAACAAGTCATGACATTCCCTATCGTTCCTGATTTAAGACGTAATAAGGCACGTGATATGGAGGGCCCAGTGTTAGAAAAGGCAATGCCAGTTTATCAATTGTTACAACGGGAAATAGTCATGAAAGAGTTAAAAGATCGAACTGATCAATTGATC AATGAAGTTCTTGAAGAAGTTATACAAAGAACAGTAGGTGGAATGGCTGAAGCTAATTTTGCAGTATTCCCAAATCGTGAAATGACTGCAGCAATGCATGAAAGTCAACTACTTGCTGCCGAAATCGCTATTCCCCACCAAGGTCAAGAACAAGTTTTTACTGTTAACGTAGGAACGCAGGAACTTAGGAAAATTCATACTTTGCTGtgctattaa